The Malassezia restricta chromosome I, complete sequence genome contains the following window.
AAACATGTCCACCCATGAGATTGTGGCTGTGAAAGTCATCAAAAACAAGCCTGCCTACTTCAATCAGAGTATGATGGAGGTCACTATCCTTGAGACCCTGAACCAGCACTGGGATCCGAATGACCGGCACAATATACTTCGGCTCCGTGACACATTTATCCATCATAAGCACCTGTGTTTGGTCTTTGAGCTGCTGTCATCGAATCTGTATGAGCTCATCAAGCAAAACTCGTTTCGCGGACTTAGCACAAGCTTGGTGCGCGTTTTtatcatgcagctgcttgatgcgctcgtggtACTCAAAGAAGCACGGCTCATACATTGTGATCTCAAGCCGGAGAACATTCTTCTTCGAACACTGCAAGCGCCATCCAtcaagctcgtcgacttTGGCTCGGCATGTCACGAGGAGCAGACCGTGTACACGTACATCCAGAGTCGCTTTTACCGCTCGCCCGAGGTCCTTCTTGGCCTACCATATACAGCATCCATCGACATGTGGTCGCTTGGGTGCATTGCTGCCGAGCTCTTTCTTGGTCTGCCCATTTTCCCCGGCACGTCCGAGTACAACCAGCTGAGTCGTATTATAAGCATGCTTGGCATGCCACCAGCGTACATGCTGGAGCGCGGCCGTCAGACCCACGAGTTTTTCAATGCGCATACCGACTCGTTTGGCCGAACGGTGTATCAGCTCAAGCCTATGGAACAATTTTCGCGCGAGCATCGCGTGCAGGAACAGGCCAGCAAGCAGTACTTTCCCGGCACGACCCTGCCCGAAGTCATACGGCTCACTCCCATTTCGCGGCGGAGCAGTAGAGCATCGGATGCCGAGAAGGAAATGGCAAACCGTGCAGCTTTTACCGACTTTGTCGCAGGCCTCTTGAATCTGAATCCCCTCGAGCGCTGGACGCCGCAGCAGGCCAAGCTGCACCCCTTCATCACCGGTGAGCCATTCACAGAACCATGGCAGCCGCCTGACATGGTCGCGGCCAAGACTGCGGCTTCTGCCGCAGTTGCTGCTACTGCGACTGCTGCTGCCGTGGCTGCGACCACGTCGAACAAGGCGGATGCGGTTGCGCAGGACAGCGCGTACTctgagccgccgccgccggagGACCCGTATGTGGTCGCCGAGCCGTTTGCCAGGGCCAATGCACGAGCATATATGTCACCGTCCAAAGTCGAGACGCGACACCTGTACCATATGGGCAACAGCTATCGCTCCCATGCATCTCGCCACGCATCGCATGTCCCGATGTACTCATATGATCACGATCCCGCCTGGGGTTGGAGCCCAGCCCCGACGCCGCTGGCTTCGGTCCCACATGCTGTATCATCGCAAGGCGTCGCATATTCCATGTACAGCGGGGCAGCGGGGCAGCCTCCAGCCGCGGCTCAGCCAGCGCAAGGTGGTTTCGCAGTTGTGGTGCATGGCAACGAGCCTTCGTCGTATGCCATGCCCGAGCATGGGATGCCCTCGGCGGAGGTCGCATACGGTATGTCGTCGTATGCGGCGCCCTATGATACCTCCCACgatgctgtgcatgctgGAGCAGATCCTTACGCACAGCCAGCACGCTACAGCAgtgagcggcgcatcgatccACACTTGCTGCCCATGTACGTGAACCAGCGATAACTATCgccacggcgtcggcgacaTGACCGAGGAGCGTTTGCTGGGTGAGATGGGCCGCGGCACTTTGGTGGGCGAGCGCAAGGCAGAAGGGGGTCGAgatggcgt
Protein-coding sequences here:
- a CDS encoding dual specificity protein kinase YAK1, which translates into the protein MPMSARDSADSALANAWTDAQSNEFAETYSEHDDESENMHAPTEPANESTSQVSSLDLSHDTSAYARMMRESDAMTPASSSSEHISASSGTHLPSPSSTSSSGSSSIETALVSEDGQTRSVPLSTTTASTSAAQHSNVSLVKKRPGQPQFEGFWQVQSLDDLRPMRDCSQLCAKQRRADPAGGSVSPLKALTSYLHHTYHLVNPAFVYELAFNPRRVLTKPSKPMHNSGYDNEDSDYILYVNDYLGSEEGHRYLILDVLGQGTFGQVVKCQNMSTHEIVAVKVIKNKPAYFNQSMMEVTILETLNQHWDPNDRHNILRLRDTFIHHKHLCLVFELLSSNLYELIKQNSFRGLSTSLVRVFIMQLLDALVVLKEARLIHCDLKPENILLRTLQAPSIKLVDFGSACHEEQTVYTYIQSRFYRSPEVLLGLPYTASIDMWSLGCIAAELFLGLPIFPGTSEYNQLSRIISMLGMPPAYMLERGRQTHEFFNAHTDSFGRTVYQLKPMEQFSREHRVQEQASKQYFPGTTLPEVIRLTPISRRSSRASDAEKEMANRAAFTDFVAGLLNLNPLERWTPQQAKLHPFITGEPFTEPWQPPDMVAAKTAASAAVAATATAAAVAATTSNKADAVAQDSAYSEPPPPEDPYVVAEPFARANARAYMSPSKVETRHLYHMGNSYRSHASRHASHVPMYSYDHDPAWGWSPAPTPLASVPHAVSSQGVAYSMYSGAAGQPPAAAQPAQGGFAVVVHGNEPSSYAMPEHGMPSAEVAYGMSSYAAPYDTSHDAVHAGADPYAQPARYSSERRIDPHLLPMYVNQR